In one window of Fusobacteria bacterium ZRK30 DNA:
- a CDS encoding riboflavin synthase, giving the protein MFTGLVEEMGEVIGLETGDLSLKITLRCEKVIEGAKLGDSIATNGTCLTATKIGSDYFEADIMHESVKRTNLKRLKVGDRVNLEKSITLATPLGGHLVTGDVDGEGMISNIYSDGIAKIYVVKVEPRLMKYVVEKGRITLDGASLTVVDFGDDFLSVSLIPHTQEMITLGSKSIGDYLNVETDLIGKYVERMMNFKEKADVEKKSSITEGFLAENGFY; this is encoded by the coding sequence ATGTTTACAGGATTAGTAGAGGAGATGGGGGAAGTAATCGGTCTGGAAACGGGAGATCTTTCACTTAAAATAACACTGAGGTGTGAAAAAGTAATCGAAGGAGCTAAATTAGGAGACAGTATTGCTACCAATGGAACCTGTCTGACTGCTACTAAGATAGGCAGCGACTATTTCGAGGCTGACATAATGCATGAAAGTGTCAAAAGAACCAATCTGAAAAGATTAAAGGTTGGAGACCGAGTAAATTTAGAAAAATCTATAACTTTGGCCACTCCCCTGGGGGGGCATCTGGTAACAGGCGATGTAGATGGTGAAGGAATGATATCTAATATCTATTCTGATGGAATAGCAAAAATCTATGTGGTAAAGGTAGAGCCGCGACTTATGAAATATGTTGTTGAAAAGGGAAGGATTACCCTGGATGGAGCTAGTCTGACTGTAGTAGATTTTGGAGATGATTTCTTGAGTGTATCTTTGATTCCTCATACCCAGGAGATGATAACTTTAGGAAGTAAAAGTATAGGAGATTACCTCAATGTAGAGACCGATCTCATCGGAAAATATGTAGAGAGAATGATGAACTTTAAAGAAAAAGCAGATGTCGAAAAAAAAAGCAGCATCACAGAAGGTTTTTTAGCTGAAAATGGATTCTATTAA
- a CDS encoding FUSC family protein yields MLENLKLSLITGISILTALSIGTLLHINSLFYACIAAVVVSQSCHKKVIQLGIKRLYGTIIGALMGLFFYHCLPHSNYIYALGVFLVVFICSNFLKAPSNMAGIVFLAISINLGGISSSFYAFHRIIDTGVGIISTVFVTVIFTFLEDKLKK; encoded by the coding sequence ATGCTAGAAAATTTAAAACTGTCACTGATTACAGGAATTTCCATATTAACTGCCCTGTCTATAGGAACTCTCCTCCACATTAACTCTTTATTTTATGCTTGTATTGCAGCAGTGGTAGTGTCCCAGTCCTGCCATAAAAAAGTTATTCAATTGGGAATAAAAAGACTTTATGGAACAATTATAGGAGCCCTTATGGGTTTATTTTTTTACCACTGCCTTCCCCACTCAAACTATATCTATGCCTTAGGTGTTTTTCTGGTAGTTTTTATCTGTTCTAATTTTTTAAAAGCCCCCTCAAATATGGCAGGAATAGTATTTTTAGCTATCTCTATCAATTTAGGAGGAATTTCCAGTTCCTTTTATGCTTTTCACAGAATAATAGATACTGGGGTTGGGATCATCTCCACAGTCTTTGTTACTGTTATCTTTACATTTTTAGAAGATAAATTAAAAAAATAA
- a CDS encoding ABC transporter ATP-binding protein, which translates to MNLMNNEDQSIYRIKDLKKSYRKKEVLKNINLEIKRGEIITVIGKNGAGKSTLLKTMMGLISYDSGSIKFNNKEVSSYGHNLYKDLGVILEGQNNLYNYISAMDNLYYYGGLLGLKKSEIKEKGGSLLKELDLYEHRNKKAGDLSTGMKQKLGIGVALLGTPKVLFLDEPTLGLDLISTKELIKKLKGLSKNHNISIILTSHEVSTVDEVSDRIAYLNNGEIEFCAHIDEFKKKFAKSKKVISVKGALKDEKEFISLKQSYLNEITKIYIDEKSDSNEILTDLIKHKYEILDFSLTQNELENAIINLSKGESK; encoded by the coding sequence ATGAATTTAATGAACAATGAAGATCAATCAATTTATAGAATAAAAGATTTGAAAAAAAGCTACAGGAAAAAAGAAGTATTGAAAAATATAAATCTAGAAATAAAAAGGGGAGAGATTATAACTGTTATCGGAAAAAATGGAGCTGGGAAATCAACACTGTTAAAAACAATGATGGGGCTTATAAGTTATGATTCAGGAAGTATAAAGTTTAACAATAAAGAGGTTTCATCCTATGGACATAATCTCTACAAAGATTTGGGAGTCATTTTAGAAGGGCAGAATAATTTATATAATTATATTTCCGCAATGGATAACTTATATTATTATGGTGGTTTACTAGGTCTAAAAAAAAGTGAGATAAAAGAAAAAGGGGGAAGCCTTTTAAAAGAATTGGATCTTTATGAACATCGAAATAAAAAAGCTGGAGACCTTTCTACTGGAATGAAACAAAAGTTAGGGATTGGAGTAGCTCTATTAGGAACTCCTAAGGTTTTATTTTTAGATGAACCAACTTTAGGTCTGGATCTAATTTCCACTAAGGAATTAATAAAAAAATTGAAAGGATTATCTAAAAATCATAATATTTCAATAATCTTAACTTCCCATGAAGTATCTACTGTAGATGAGGTTTCAGACAGGATAGCTTATTTAAATAATGGAGAGATAGAGTTTTGTGCTCATATTGATGAATTCAAAAAGAAATTTGCAAAATCTAAAAAAGTAATCAGTGTGAAAGGTGCCTTAAAAGATGAAAAGGAGTTTATATCTTTAAAACAAAGTTATTTAAATGAGATTACTAAGATCTATATAGATGAAAAGAGTGATTCCAATGAAATTTTAACTGACCTTATAAAGCATAAATATGAAATACTGGATTTTTCTTTAACACAAAATGAACTTGAGAATGCAATTATAAACTTGAGTAAAGGAGAAAGCAAATGA
- the istB gene encoding IS21-like element helper ATPase IstB, producing MSVISEKIKLFSKALKLSSFKDYHEVQRQAINSKQGYEEFLLTLLEKEVLTRQDNKLFRLKRGAKFPFEKTLEEFEVKRLSYLKPSVVGELSSCEFIKKKKENIIMIGNPGTGKTHLSIALGLKACNCGHKVYFTTAANLSNKLVEAQENSNLGRFLRQLARLDLLIIDELSYLSFNKHQSELLFQVISERSERGSIIISTNLAFSEWEEFFPDTMLTTALIDRVTFRGHILNMNGDSYRVSAK from the coding sequence ATGAGTGTAATTAGTGAAAAAATTAAACTTTTTTCCAAAGCTTTAAAACTATCTAGCTTCAAAGACTATCATGAGGTTCAGCGCCAAGCAATAAATTCAAAACAAGGATATGAAGAATTTCTGCTTACACTATTAGAAAAGGAAGTATTAACTAGACAAGACAATAAACTTTTCAGGTTAAAGCGCGGAGCTAAATTTCCCTTTGAAAAAACGCTAGAAGAGTTTGAAGTTAAACGTCTTAGCTATTTAAAACCTTCAGTAGTAGGCGAACTCTCCAGCTGTGAGTTTATCAAAAAAAAAAAAGAAAATATAATAATGATAGGGAACCCAGGAACTGGAAAGACACATCTTTCTATAGCTCTAGGACTTAAAGCTTGCAACTGTGGACATAAGGTGTACTTTACTACAGCTGCTAACTTATCAAATAAATTAGTTGAAGCGCAAGAAAATAGTAATTTAGGGAGATTCTTAAGGCAATTAGCAAGATTAGATCTACTCATAATAGATGAGCTTTCCTACCTCTCCTTTAACAAACATCAATCAGAACTCCTATTTCAAGTGATTTCAGAAAGAAGTGAGAGGGGAAGTATTATAATTTCTACTAATTTAGCATTTTCAGAGTGGGAAGAATTCTTCCCTGATACAATGTTAACAACAGCTTTAATAGATCGCGTAACATTTAGAGGACATATTTTAAACATGAATGGTGACTCTTACAGGGTCTCTGCGAAATAG
- the gltB gene encoding glutamate synthase large subunit: protein MKEHSNCGIGVVADINNVPQHQIVREGIKILNRLEHRGGTLRDGSGDGAGLLVQVPKDFFKEKVGIDGDYHVAMTFLPKDKLLRKICIDIILEEVSLAEGIMAGEREVPVKKEILGTSAKKSLPYIYQYFIEIPQNKNNFSAYNLRRSIEKRISAEGILKKDFYFASFSNKTVVYKGLITPKQFNEFYVDLSEESFKSAYVMIHQRFSTNTLPSWDLAQPFRTLEHNGEINTINGNTAWIEARKNDTYSKEYSKNQIEQIFPLTSPENSDSANLDSVVEFMMYTGKKLPEIVTTLVPQAWEKNNNLEKNLKEYYEAKSLVMEPWDGPAGLITSNGDEIFASLDRNGLRPMRYTITKDNKLIISSEMGVLDTEFSKIAYSGKLSAGEFLHLDLIEKKLLTRDEIIEKIVSGTDYNEEIKNLKKYSRVGEVKADLKIEEVEDLLERYSYTKEDIDMSIEHLANEGKEVVASTNYDVPLAVLDDKNPRLFFDYFKQKFAQVTNPPTDSIREKSIFSITSNFGGRKNLLDPTEDRGIIYQFTSPIVENKHIKELKQQNSAVISTEFQENIKKSLEDIIETAISNAELNKNIILTDRNTQRSIPILLAVSAVHHALIKKGLRGKIGLAAESGEIREITHYALLIGYGADLVNPYLVLEYLAVKKLDTVKYLKAVDSGIQKIMSKMGISSIASYRGAKIFESIGLSREFCNKYMGNTSSDLDGLDIEEIQREVIFREEAGYSHKKSIGEFVSIKNGLSHKNSYDMVKNLQEAIYSNDYTKYKEYSHDFHKIKGTLRDYFILNKNPIPLSQVESEESILKRFVAGAMSFGALSKEAHETIAIAFNSIGSMSNSGEGGEDTERLKDNRISQVKQIASGRFGVTANYLIHAKELQIKMAQGAKPGEGGHLPGHKVSDSIGKVRNTVPGTDLISPPPHHDIYSIEDLAQLIFDLKNLNTNAKVSVKLASEKGVGIIASGTVKAGADKVVISGFDGGTGAAVSSSMKFTATPWELGLSDTHKVLCENELRDLVKLQVDGGIKTGYDIVVAALLGADEYAFGSGLLVAEGCIFCRRCHTNSCPVGITTQREELREKFTGSPEDILTYLKFIASEVRELLASIGAKSIEEIIGRSSLLSSDLGIGYKRSKLNFDPIFREVRSQKEYCGNINIVDPLNKMICQISNHGYLKYHGIIDNTNRSFGTTVAGKSQLEAFHNNEKTDLNIELRGYSGQSFGAFAVEGQKITLEGYGNDYVAKGLSGGTIIIKKPQEADYPSSMGCIAGNTVLYGATGGELYLNGSAGERFAVRNSGASAVVEGIGNHGCEYMTGGLVVILGNTGNNFGAGMSGGIAYLLKENFLESNINMDMVECFDLNENDVEILENLLKNHLDHTNNKVAGDLLAVGIKNNFIKIASRRYLEKTKNI, encoded by the coding sequence ATGAAAGAACATTCAAATTGTGGAATAGGAGTAGTAGCAGATATAAACAATGTCCCTCAGCACCAGATAGTCAGAGAGGGTATAAAAATATTGAATAGGTTAGAGCATCGTGGAGGAACCCTAAGAGACGGCAGCGGAGATGGTGCCGGTCTTTTAGTTCAGGTTCCAAAGGACTTTTTTAAAGAAAAAGTCGGTATAGATGGAGATTACCATGTAGCTATGACATTTCTGCCTAAAGATAAACTCTTAAGAAAAATTTGTATAGATATAATTCTAGAGGAGGTTTCTTTAGCCGAAGGTATTATGGCAGGTGAAAGAGAAGTTCCTGTAAAGAAGGAGATCCTTGGAACCAGTGCAAAAAAATCTCTTCCATATATATATCAATATTTTATAGAGATCCCTCAAAATAAAAATAATTTTTCTGCATATAATCTGAGGAGAAGTATAGAAAAAAGAATTTCTGCTGAAGGAATATTAAAAAAAGATTTTTATTTTGCTTCATTTTCCAATAAAACAGTAGTTTATAAGGGGCTTATTACCCCCAAACAATTCAATGAATTTTATGTAGATCTTTCTGAAGAAAGTTTTAAATCAGCCTATGTTATGATTCATCAGAGGTTCAGTACAAATACACTCCCTTCATGGGATCTGGCACAGCCATTTAGAACTCTAGAACATAATGGAGAGATCAACACAATAAATGGTAATACAGCCTGGATAGAAGCCAGAAAAAATGATACTTATTCCAAAGAATACTCAAAAAATCAAATAGAACAAATATTTCCCCTTACCAGTCCTGAAAATTCAGACAGTGCCAATCTCGACAGTGTAGTAGAATTTATGATGTATACCGGAAAAAAACTTCCTGAGATAGTTACAACTCTGGTTCCTCAGGCGTGGGAAAAAAATAATAATTTAGAAAAAAATTTAAAAGAATATTATGAAGCTAAATCCCTAGTAATGGAACCTTGGGACGGCCCTGCCGGACTTATTACATCTAATGGAGATGAGATCTTTGCATCTTTAGATAGAAATGGTCTGAGACCTATGAGATATACCATAACTAAGGATAACAAACTTATTATCTCTTCTGAAATGGGAGTATTGGACACAGAATTTTCAAAGATTGCCTATAGCGGAAAGTTAAGTGCAGGGGAATTTCTGCATTTAGATCTTATAGAAAAAAAATTACTCACCAGGGATGAGATAATAGAAAAAATTGTCAGTGGGACAGATTACAATGAAGAGATAAAAAATCTAAAAAAATATAGTAGAGTAGGGGAAGTAAAAGCTGATCTAAAAATAGAAGAAGTAGAAGATCTTTTAGAGAGATATTCATATACCAAGGAAGATATAGATATGTCTATAGAACATCTGGCCAATGAGGGAAAAGAAGTTGTGGCATCTACAAATTACGATGTCCCTCTGGCTGTACTGGATGATAAAAATCCCAGATTGTTCTTTGATTATTTCAAGCAGAAATTCGCCCAGGTAACCAACCCACCTACTGATTCCATAAGGGAAAAATCAATATTTTCTATTACTTCTAATTTTGGAGGAAGAAAAAATCTTTTGGATCCCACTGAAGACAGGGGAATTATATACCAATTTACCTCTCCCATAGTAGAAAATAAACATATAAAGGAGTTAAAACAACAAAATTCAGCTGTAATTTCAACAGAATTTCAAGAAAATATAAAAAAATCTTTAGAAGATATCATAGAAACAGCTATATCAAATGCAGAGTTAAATAAAAATATCATCCTTACCGATAGAAATACCCAAAGATCTATCCCTATATTACTTGCTGTCTCTGCAGTGCATCATGCCCTTATAAAAAAAGGATTAAGAGGGAAAATCGGCCTGGCTGCAGAGAGTGGTGAAATTCGTGAGATTACTCATTATGCCCTTCTTATCGGATATGGAGCGGATCTTGTCAATCCATACCTTGTATTGGAATATCTTGCAGTTAAAAAGCTCGATACGGTTAAATATTTAAAAGCAGTAGATAGCGGTATACAGAAGATAATGTCTAAGATGGGAATTTCTTCCATCGCATCCTACAGAGGAGCCAAAATTTTTGAAAGTATCGGATTATCCCGTGAATTCTGCAATAAATATATGGGAAATACATCTTCAGACCTTGACGGACTAGACATAGAAGAGATCCAAAGAGAAGTTATTTTTAGAGAAGAGGCTGGATATTCCCATAAGAAAAGTATCGGAGAGTTTGTATCTATAAAAAATGGATTATCCCATAAAAATTCATATGATATGGTAAAAAACCTTCAGGAAGCGATCTATTCAAATGACTACACAAAATATAAGGAATATTCCCATGATTTTCATAAGATAAAGGGAACTTTGAGGGATTATTTTATCCTGAATAAAAACCCTATTCCATTGTCCCAGGTGGAATCTGAGGAAAGTATATTAAAAAGATTTGTGGCAGGTGCTATGTCTTTTGGAGCTCTCTCCAAGGAAGCTCATGAAACTATAGCTATAGCCTTTAATTCCATCGGATCTATGTCAAATTCAGGTGAAGGCGGAGAAGATACAGAAAGATTGAAGGATAACAGGATCTCCCAGGTAAAACAGATTGCCAGTGGGCGATTTGGTGTAACAGCTAATTATCTGATCCATGCCAAAGAACTTCAAATAAAGATGGCTCAGGGAGCAAAGCCTGGAGAAGGGGGACATCTTCCTGGACATAAGGTAAGTGATTCCATTGGAAAAGTAAGAAATACAGTTCCGGGAACAGATCTTATATCTCCTCCTCCCCACCATGATATCTACTCCATAGAAGATTTGGCTCAGCTGATATTTGACCTGAAAAATTTAAATACAAATGCCAAGGTAAGTGTAAAATTGGCCAGTGAAAAAGGTGTTGGAATAATAGCCAGTGGGACAGTCAAGGCAGGAGCCGATAAGGTAGTTATATCAGGATTTGACGGTGGAACAGGAGCAGCAGTGTCCTCATCTATGAAATTTACAGCTACCCCATGGGAACTTGGTCTTTCAGATACCCACAAGGTTTTATGTGAAAATGAGCTGAGAGATCTGGTTAAACTTCAGGTAGATGGTGGAATAAAAACAGGGTACGACATTGTTGTAGCAGCTCTTCTGGGAGCAGATGAATATGCCTTTGGAAGCGGACTTCTTGTGGCTGAAGGCTGTATCTTCTGTAGAAGATGCCATACCAATTCATGTCCTGTAGGAATAACAACCCAAAGAGAGGAATTAAGAGAAAAATTCACCGGGTCACCAGAAGATATCCTTACATATTTAAAATTTATAGCATCTGAAGTAAGGGAACTCCTTGCATCTATAGGAGCTAAAAGTATAGAAGAAATAATTGGAAGATCTTCTCTTTTATCTTCTGATTTAGGTATTGGGTATAAGAGATCTAAGTTAAATTTTGATCCTATCTTCAGAGAGGTCAGAAGTCAAAAAGAATACTGTGGAAATATAAATATAGTAGATCCTTTAAATAAAATGATATGTCAAATTTCAAATCATGGATATTTGAAATATCACGGAATAATTGATAATACAAATAGATCTTTTGGGACTACAGTAGCCGGAAAATCTCAGTTAGAGGCTTTCCACAATAATGAAAAAACAGATTTAAATATAGAGCTCAGAGGATATTCTGGACAGAGTTTTGGAGCCTTTGCCGTAGAGGGACAGAAGATAACCTTGGAAGGTTATGGAAATGACTATGTCGCTAAGGGTCTCTCTGGAGGAACTATTATAATCAAAAAACCCCAAGAGGCAGATTACCCGTCTAGTATGGGGTGTATCGCTGGAAATACAGTATTATATGGTGCTACAGGGGGAGAATTATACTTAAATGGTAGTGCTGGAGAACGATTTGCAGTAAGAAATTCTGGAGCTTCTGCTGTGGTAGAAGGTATAGGAAATCATGGCTGTGAATATATGACTGGAGGACTTGTTGTTATCCTAGGAAATACAGGAAATAACTTTGGAGCAGGAATGAGTGGAGGAATAGCCTATCTGCTGAAAGAAAACTTTTTAGAATCCAATATAAATATGGATATGGTAGAGTGCTTTGATCTCAACGAAAATGATGTGGAAATCCTAGAAAATTTGTTGAAAAATCATCTGGATCATACAAATAATAAGGTTGCAGGAGATCTTCTGGCAGTAGGAATCAAAAATAACTTTATAAAGATAGCCTCTAGAAGATATTTGGAAAAAACAAAAAATATATAA
- a CDS encoding bifunctional 3,4-dihydroxy-2-butanone-4-phosphate synthase/GTP cyclohydrolase II, translating into MLDNIKDAIEDIKQGKMIIVVDDEDRENEGDIVMAADMVSYDAINFMATHARGLTCIPMDRVRAKELKLDQMVGNNTDPHGTAFTVSVDSKDTTTGISIRDRVQTIKDLADRNKGADDFNRPGHLFPLVAKDGGVLIRNGHTEASVDFARLAGLKPMGVICEILKDDGTMARLDDLKIFAKKHNLKLVSIEDLIKYRKENDVLVNEVAVAKMPTQWGEFNLHAYENCLDDKEHIALVKGDVKGKEEVLVRIHSECFTGDVLGSRRCDCGSQLHKAMKTIDEKEEGVILYLRQEGRGIGLYNKMKAYNLQDQGLDTVEANEKLGFEADLRDYVLGSQILKDLGVKSVKLMTNNPKKIEGLKSYGIDVVERENIEIRPNEENKRYLKTKKEKLDHMLEEV; encoded by the coding sequence ATGTTAGATAATATAAAAGATGCAATTGAAGATATAAAACAGGGAAAGATGATAATAGTAGTAGATGATGAAGATAGAGAAAATGAAGGGGATATAGTAATGGCAGCAGATATGGTATCCTATGATGCTATTAATTTTATGGCTACTCATGCTAGAGGACTTACTTGTATTCCAATGGATAGAGTAAGAGCCAAGGAATTAAAGTTAGATCAAATGGTAGGAAATAATACCGATCCCCATGGAACAGCTTTTACAGTATCTGTGGATTCAAAAGATACTACTACAGGAATATCTATTAGAGACAGGGTACAGACTATAAAAGATCTGGCTGACAGAAATAAAGGTGCTGATGACTTTAACAGACCGGGACACTTATTTCCCCTTGTAGCAAAAGATGGAGGCGTTTTGATCAGAAATGGTCATACTGAAGCATCTGTAGATTTTGCACGTTTAGCGGGGTTAAAACCAATGGGTGTAATCTGTGAAATTTTAAAAGACGACGGTACCATGGCAAGATTAGATGACTTAAAAATATTTGCTAAAAAGCATAATTTAAAACTTGTAAGTATAGAAGATCTTATAAAATACAGAAAAGAAAATGATGTTTTAGTCAACGAAGTGGCAGTAGCTAAGATGCCTACACAGTGGGGAGAATTTAACCTTCATGCCTATGAAAACTGCCTGGATGATAAAGAACATATCGCCTTAGTAAAAGGAGATGTAAAGGGTAAGGAAGAGGTATTGGTAAGGATACATTCTGAATGTTTTACAGGAGATGTATTGGGTTCTCGTAGATGTGACTGTGGTTCCCAACTACATAAGGCTATGAAAACTATAGATGAAAAAGAAGAGGGAGTTATCCTGTATCTTCGTCAGGAAGGAAGAGGAATAGGGCTTTATAACAAGATGAAAGCCTATAATCTGCAGGACCAGGGATTAGACACTGTGGAAGCCAATGAAAAACTTGGATTTGAAGCAGATCTAAGGGATTATGTATTGGGATCTCAGATATTAAAAGACTTAGGAGTAAAGTCGGTTAAACTTATGACAAATAACCCTAAGAAGATAGAAGGATTAAAATCTTATGGGATAGATGTTGTAGAGAGAGAAAATATTGAAATTAGACCTAATGAAGAGAATAAAAGATATTTAAAAACTAAGAAAGAAAAATTAGATCATATGCTGGAAGAGGTATAA
- a CDS encoding ABC transporter permease — protein MRIFLTECKRCTLEIKAYSAGYISEMLMTAIIFFGLMQGLGDHSKSYYLTFIYWYLASGIISNGSVSTSQEKQTGTLQQLLLKPVSFLKIVTYRNIFWLGFALLQILFVILLGTLTIDLKLYFDIKILLIGFSLFIALQGLGYIITSMTIKTAKIGNFVSIISYMLLFTSGGVVPESSLPKIIQWVNNFQPLALAIKATKSIIDYDKTPADLIIRLIFVSVIYFILGLVIYRKIYKSGKKYGIDNNY, from the coding sequence ATGAGAATATTTTTAACTGAGTGCAAAAGGTGTACTTTAGAAATAAAGGCATACAGTGCCGGATATATCAGTGAGATGCTGATGACAGCAATTATATTTTTTGGACTTATGCAGGGATTAGGAGATCATTCAAAAAGTTATTATCTGACTTTTATTTATTGGTATTTAGCCAGCGGGATAATATCAAATGGATCTGTTTCTACATCTCAAGAGAAACAGACAGGAACTCTTCAACAGCTGCTTTTAAAGCCAGTCTCTTTTTTGAAAATAGTAACTTATCGGAATATTTTTTGGCTGGGCTTTGCACTACTTCAAATACTTTTTGTTATTTTACTAGGAACTTTGACTATTGATCTTAAGCTTTACTTTGATATAAAAATTTTATTGATAGGCTTTTCTCTCTTTATAGCTCTTCAAGGTCTTGGTTATATAATTACAAGTATGACAATAAAAACAGCAAAGATAGGAAACTTTGTATCTATTATTTCTTATATGCTTCTTTTCACCAGCGGTGGAGTTGTTCCTGAATCAAGCCTTCCTAAGATCATTCAATGGGTTAATAATTTTCAGCCTTTAGCATTAGCTATAAAAGCAACGAAAAGTATAATTGATTATGATAAAACCCCTGCAGATTTAATTATCAGGTTGATCTTTGTAAGTGTGATCTATTTTATACTGGGATTAGTAATATACAGAAAGATCTATAAAAGTGGTAAAAAATACGGGATAGATAATAACTATTAA
- a CDS encoding MerR family transcriptional regulator — MKIGNFTRQNNLTKDTIRHYIDLGILNPKKINNQYNFTENDQNTLNQLLHLKSLNFTLSEIKSILLTKRLGNLDLKTSSYLYKKYYLQKSKEVKEEIKHLRKIDKGLEKEIESLLLHEENSKIKIGIPLNCLHLLQCPVCQSNLEIYKGNIEDNQILEGILKCHCEKEYIITDGILIISQTPFESRCDYPKDFLLNYIDNTEEELLDNIYKNSQWFSNIIPNNFLRNKVLLEVGSGIGFFLNNIYDNLSEDTTYISVDLNLDSQVFLKKRFEGKGVKKNIIFICSDVEEIPIKMNSIDILIDYLTSCKCQSRIDPCGS, encoded by the coding sequence ATGAAAATAGGAAATTTTACAAGACAAAATAATCTTACTAAGGATACGATCAGACATTATATAGACCTTGGAATTCTTAATCCTAAAAAAATTAATAATCAATATAATTTTACAGAAAATGATCAAAATACATTAAATCAGCTTTTACATTTAAAATCTTTGAATTTTACTTTAAGTGAGATTAAAAGTATTCTTTTAACCAAAAGATTAGGAAATCTCGATTTAAAAACCAGCTCTTATTTGTATAAAAAATACTATCTTCAAAAAAGTAAAGAGGTAAAAGAAGAGATTAAGCATTTAAGAAAAATTGATAAAGGACTTGAAAAGGAAATCGAAAGCTTACTGTTACATGAGGAAAATTCTAAAATAAAGATAGGGATCCCTTTAAACTGTCTTCATCTGTTACAATGTCCTGTTTGTCAATCCAATCTCGAAATTTATAAGGGGAATATAGAGGATAATCAGATTTTAGAAGGAATTCTTAAATGTCATTGTGAAAAAGAATATATAATTACAGATGGGATTCTTATTATCTCACAGACTCCTTTTGAGAGTCGTTGTGATTATCCTAAAGATTTTTTATTAAACTATATTGATAATACCGAGGAGGAGCTGTTAGATAATATTTATAAAAACTCCCAGTGGTTTTCCAATATAATTCCCAATAATTTTTTAAGAAACAAGGTTCTATTGGAGGTAGGAAGCGGTATAGGTTTTTTTCTGAATAATATTTATGATAACCTCAGTGAAGATACTACCTATATTTCTGTAGATTTAAATTTGGATTCACAAGTTTTTCTAAAAAAAAGATTTGAAGGTAAAGGGGTTAAGAAAAATATTATTTTTATCTGTTCAGATGTTGAAGAGATACCAATAAAGATGAATAGTATTGATATTCTCATAGATTATCTAACCAGCTGTAAATGTCAATCAAGAATTGACCCATGTGGCAGTTAA